From Chryseobacterium salivictor, a single genomic window includes:
- a CDS encoding RsmB/NOP family class I SAM-dependent RNA methyltransferase: protein MELIHRNLLIGIHDALQETFFEDRKYADKVIERLLKSHKQWGSEDRKVVAQIFYDIIRWKKRLEYYMGEGVKPNNIYKMILAYCLWTKTHYKKFEEFDGVKNADILIKLKKHTVPTKAIEYSIPDWLAETLEKELGKSWEREMVALNEQAPTILRANTLKTTAKELVSDLRDENVESFLIPNYPDAVQLELKKNVFLTSAFKDGLFEVQDASSQKIGELLDVKEGMRVVDVCAGAGGKTLHLAALMKNKGQIIALDIYEWKLAELKRRAKRAGAHNIETRYIDDNKVIKRLHEKADRLLIDSPCSGLGVLKRNPDSKWKIDQEFIDRIKKEQEKILQDYSKILKKGGKMIYATCSILPSENNEQVAKFLKNNEEFTLLKEEKVMPSEGYDGFYMALIERKA, encoded by the coding sequence ATGGAACTCATACACAGAAACTTACTCATAGGAATTCACGACGCACTGCAGGAAACCTTTTTCGAAGACCGAAAATATGCCGATAAAGTGATTGAAAGGCTTTTGAAATCACATAAACAATGGGGCAGCGAAGACCGAAAAGTAGTTGCTCAGATTTTTTACGATATCATCCGTTGGAAAAAACGCCTGGAATATTATATGGGCGAAGGCGTGAAACCGAACAATATTTACAAAATGATTTTGGCGTATTGTCTCTGGACCAAAACGCATTATAAAAAATTTGAAGAATTCGATGGCGTGAAAAACGCTGATATTCTAATTAAATTAAAGAAACATACCGTTCCTACCAAAGCGATTGAATATTCAATCCCAGACTGGTTGGCAGAAACTTTGGAAAAAGAACTCGGCAAGAGCTGGGAAAGAGAAATGGTTGCGCTGAACGAGCAGGCTCCTACCATCCTTCGTGCCAATACTTTGAAAACCACTGCTAAAGAATTGGTTTCTGACTTGCGGGACGAGAATGTAGAAAGTTTCCTGATTCCGAATTATCCGGATGCCGTACAATTAGAGCTGAAGAAAAACGTTTTTTTAACTTCGGCCTTTAAAGACGGTTTATTCGAAGTTCAGGATGCAAGTTCTCAAAAAATAGGTGAACTTCTGGACGTAAAAGAAGGAATGCGCGTGGTGGATGTCTGTGCCGGAGCAGGTGGGAAAACCTTGCACCTGGCGGCTCTAATGAAAAACAAAGGTCAGATTATCGCCCTCGATATTTACGAATGGAAATTGGCAGAACTGAAACGCCGTGCCAAAAGAGCCGGCGCTCACAATATCGAAACGAGATATATCGACGATAATAAAGTCATCAAAAGACTGCATGAAAAAGCAGACCGTTTGTTGATCGATTCCCCTTGTTCAGGTTTGGGAGTTTTGAAAAGAAACCCCGATTCTAAATGGAAAATCGATCAGGAATTTATTGACAGAATCAAAAAAGAACAGGAGAAAATTCTACAGGATTATTCTAAAATCCTAAAGAAAGGAGGGAAAATGATTTACGCAACCTGTTCTATTTTACCAAGTGAAAATAATGAGCAAGTCGCCAAGTTCCTTAAAAACAATGAAGAATTCACTTTATTAAAAGAAGAAAAAGTAATGCCGAGCGAAGGCTACGACGGATTCTATATGGCGCTGATCGAAAGAAAAGCGTAA
- a CDS encoding GLPGLI family protein translates to MKKLFLVVLFSVGQIVFAQNFKITYKTFFEGKENPKQDPVIVFTNAKETFILSEKTAERTKEIPFEIQKINRADHTVSQYAFLQNNLVSEYQNKEILAKQKFELKSETKKILGYLCKKAVTSINSNTMEIWYTDDLKVKGGPSILGQDLGLVLEITRNGNSTTKATEISKVKNFTVENIFAKKKITSTDELSYKELLWKSRFTTVPIFENETINFTKDLKSDEKILRFAKGTVILKKVKYPKIEANSNVFVELTEQSAGDAYDRTGTVFIIPQNKEKNFLDALQNGPKTVPAFDNGNGKTYQGVAATEIYEPALELMRFFTPFGIQQFNHLKLKDKNWHDKVMYRQDISDLKEMLSGKEFWTGVFIGNYDKNGHKISLEVTLHKDGLDVFKNNTAIPLFNTLNIMEMAGQDYATMFDSPNGLTTSFTLTKDLKNAKLRYITTGHGGWENGDEFLPKENRILVDGKEVFSFIPWRTDCGSYRLYNPASGNFANGLSSSDYSRSNWCPGTTTNPNYISLGDLKAGNHQIQILIPQGKREGNSFSSWNVSGVLLGDE, encoded by the coding sequence ATGAAAAAGTTATTTCTGGTTGTCCTGTTTTCTGTCGGTCAAATTGTATTCGCTCAAAATTTTAAAATTACTTACAAAACCTTTTTTGAAGGGAAAGAAAATCCAAAACAGGATCCCGTAATTGTTTTCACCAATGCCAAAGAAACTTTTATTCTGAGTGAAAAAACAGCGGAAAGAACGAAAGAAATTCCTTTTGAAATTCAGAAAATAAACAGAGCTGACCATACGGTCAGTCAATATGCTTTTTTGCAGAATAATCTGGTTTCCGAATATCAAAATAAAGAGATTTTAGCAAAGCAAAAATTTGAACTTAAAAGCGAGACTAAGAAAATTTTGGGTTATCTCTGTAAAAAAGCAGTCACTTCGATTAATTCCAACACCATGGAAATTTGGTACACCGACGATTTAAAAGTCAAAGGAGGTCCCTCCATTTTAGGGCAGGATTTAGGATTGGTTTTAGAAATTACCCGAAACGGCAACAGCACGACCAAAGCAACAGAAATTTCTAAAGTGAAAAACTTCACCGTAGAAAATATCTTCGCCAAAAAGAAAATCACTTCAACAGACGAATTGTCTTATAAAGAGCTACTTTGGAAAAGCCGTTTTACAACAGTTCCAATTTTTGAAAATGAAACCATTAATTTCACCAAAGATTTAAAATCTGATGAAAAAATTCTGCGTTTTGCCAAAGGAACCGTTATTCTTAAAAAAGTAAAATATCCCAAAATAGAAGCCAATAGTAATGTCTTCGTTGAACTGACCGAACAGTCTGCTGGCGATGCTTACGACCGAACAGGAACCGTTTTCATTATCCCGCAAAATAAAGAAAAGAACTTTTTAGACGCTTTACAAAACGGACCCAAAACAGTTCCCGCTTTCGACAATGGAAATGGCAAAACCTATCAGGGAGTCGCTGCTACCGAAATCTACGAGCCTGCGCTGGAGTTGATGAGGTTTTTCACGCCTTTTGGAATTCAGCAGTTTAATCATCTGAAACTGAAAGATAAAAACTGGCACGATAAAGTGATGTACCGGCAGGATATTTCGGATCTGAAAGAAATGCTGAGCGGTAAAGAATTCTGGACCGGCGTATTCATCGGTAATTACGACAAAAACGGACATAAAATTTCTTTAGAAGTTACGCTTCACAAAGACGGTTTAGATGTTTTCAAAAACAACACCGCAATACCGCTTTTCAACACCTTAAATATCATGGAAATGGCCGGACAGGATTACGCCACCATGTTTGATTCGCCGAACGGTTTGACTACCAGTTTCACACTTACGAAGGATTTGAAAAATGCAAAACTCCGTTACATTACGACTGGACATGGCGGCTGGGAAAATGGTGACGAATTTTTACCGAAAGAAAATCGGATTCTGGTAGACGGGAAAGAGGTTTTTTCTTTTATTCCGTGGCGGACAGATTGTGGGAGTTATCGCCTTTATAACCCGGCTTCCGGTAACTTTGCCAACGGACTTTCTTCCTCCGATTACAGCCGCAGCAATTGGTGTCCAGGCACGACAACGAATCCTAATTACATTTCTTTGGGCGATTTAAAAGCGGGTAATCATCAGATCCAAATCCTCATTCCACAAGGAAAAAGAGAGGGAAACAGTTTCAGCTCCTGGAATGTATCCGGTGTTCTTTTGGGCGACGAATAA
- a CDS encoding GMC family oxidoreductase N-terminal domain-containing protein: protein MNRKEFIQTSSLGIAAFFFLGSGSLFGKSENRLERKPGRPSETFEKEVVIIGTGYGGSVAALRLTEKNIPVTLLEMGLNWEKSGKKFSPMINPGHSAAWLKTKTIAPFMNLFRLDKFTGALDRLDFEHIKIWLGRGVGGGSLVNGGMAVTPKKEYFKEIFPNLDTEKFYSHYFPLANKELKTNVASEDFLKDCDFYKFNRVGEEEAKKAGFKTVRVPNVYDFRYMEKEYRNEVPRSALAGEVIYGNNHGKNSLDKTYLKKAAATGNLEILELHQVNHITQNPDKSYALDISVINTNGQEIQHKIINARKLILSAGTMGSLELLLKSNSVTQLPVDQHIGKEWGNNGNFMTGRNWVKAFSGGTGSKQSTIPVGGIDHWEDKKHPFFVEIAPLPMGMNVATSLYLLVNKLKKFGEVTYDLTDQKLQLNWDESHTSHMKDNAKYFLRTMNNANGGTRAHLLFKNGFGADICYHPLGGIVLGKATDQFGRLNGHQNLYVIDGSLIPGTIGVNPFVTITAIAEYCMEHLIKEDFS, encoded by the coding sequence ATGAACCGCAAAGAATTTATTCAAACCAGTAGTTTAGGAATCGCTGCCTTTTTCTTTTTAGGATCAGGCAGTTTATTTGGAAAGTCAGAAAATCGTTTGGAGAGAAAACCCGGAAGACCATCAGAAACTTTTGAAAAAGAAGTGGTTATCATTGGAACCGGATATGGCGGTTCGGTGGCCGCGTTACGTCTTACTGAAAAAAACATTCCGGTAACGTTGTTGGAAATGGGTTTGAACTGGGAAAAGTCCGGCAAGAAATTTTCACCGATGATTAATCCCGGACATTCTGCAGCATGGCTGAAAACAAAAACCATCGCACCATTTATGAATCTTTTCAGACTCGATAAATTTACAGGTGCACTGGACCGGCTCGATTTTGAACATATTAAAATCTGGCTCGGTCGGGGAGTTGGCGGCGGTTCTTTGGTGAATGGCGGAATGGCAGTGACTCCTAAAAAAGAATACTTTAAAGAAATATTCCCCAATTTGGATACCGAAAAATTCTATTCCCATTATTTCCCTTTAGCCAATAAAGAATTGAAAACCAATGTAGCTTCAGAAGATTTTCTGAAAGACTGTGATTTCTACAAATTCAACAGAGTTGGCGAAGAAGAGGCGAAAAAGGCTGGCTTCAAAACCGTTCGGGTTCCGAATGTCTATGATTTCCGTTACATGGAAAAGGAATACAGAAATGAAGTTCCGCGCTCGGCTTTGGCTGGGGAAGTTATTTATGGAAATAATCACGGTAAAAATTCGCTCGATAAAACCTATTTAAAAAAAGCTGCTGCGACCGGGAATTTAGAAATTCTTGAACTGCATCAGGTGAATCATATCACCCAAAATCCGGATAAAAGTTATGCGCTAGATATTTCTGTGATCAATACGAACGGTCAAGAAATTCAACATAAAATCATCAACGCCAGAAAATTAATTCTTTCAGCCGGGACAATGGGTTCGCTGGAATTGTTATTGAAATCAAATTCCGTTACCCAACTTCCTGTTGATCAACATATCGGTAAAGAATGGGGAAACAACGGGAACTTTATGACCGGGCGAAATTGGGTAAAAGCTTTTTCTGGTGGCACCGGATCTAAGCAATCGACAATTCCGGTTGGCGGAATCGATCATTGGGAAGATAAAAAGCATCCTTTCTTTGTAGAAATTGCGCCTTTACCAATGGGAATGAATGTGGCAACATCACTTTATTTACTGGTCAACAAACTGAAGAAGTTTGGCGAAGTTACTTATGATTTAACGGATCAAAAACTTCAGCTAAACTGGGATGAATCCCATACTTCCCACATGAAAGACAATGCTAAATATTTTCTGCGAACCATGAATAATGCCAATGGCGGAACGCGTGCTCATTTACTTTTTAAGAACGGTTTTGGCGCAGATATCTGTTATCATCCGTTGGGCGGAATTGTCTTGGGAAAAGCAACCGATCAGTTTGGAAGATTGAATGGGCACCAGAATTTATATGTAATTGACGGTTCCTTAATTCCCGGAACGATTGGCGTAAATCCTTTTGTGACCATTACGGCAATTGCAGAATATTGTATGGAACATTTAATTAAAGAGGATTTTAGTTAA
- the asnB gene encoding asparagine synthase B, which yields MCGIVCLFDAKQKTELLRPQLLEMSKKIRHRGPDWSGVFQNEKVIFSHERLAIVDPTSGKQPLFSKDGKIVLAVNGEIYNHRELRKEFPEYDFQTESDCEVIIPLFQKYGKTFVDKLNGIFAFAIYDIENDIYLIARDHMGICPLYQGWDQHGSYYVASELKALEGVCKTIETFLPGHFLYSLDGYEMQQWYERDWEDYENVKDNSTDIADLRKALEEAVHRQLMSDVPYGVLLSGGLDSSIISAVTAKYARNRIESGDTQEAWYPRLHSFAVGLEGSPDLIAAQKAAEHIGSIHHEIHFTIQEGLDAVRDVIYHLETYDVTTIRASTPMYLLARVIKSMGIKMVLSGEGSDEIFGGYLYFHKAPNAREFHEENVRKLGKLHLYDCLRANKALMSWGIEGRVPFLDKEFIDVAMRINPKDKMVTAHEPKIEKWVLRKAFEDLLPESITWRQKEQFSDGVGYSWIDSLKEVALKEVSDEMMTNAKFRFPLNTPQNKEEYRYRTIFEEHFPSETAAATVPSVPSVACSTPIALEWDEAFKNANDPSGRAVLSVHEDSY from the coding sequence ATGTGTGGAATTGTATGTCTGTTTGACGCAAAACAAAAAACCGAACTCTTAAGACCTCAGCTATTAGAAATGTCGAAAAAAATCCGTCACCGCGGTCCGGACTGGAGCGGTGTTTTTCAAAATGAAAAAGTGATTTTTTCGCACGAGCGTCTGGCAATCGTAGATCCTACTTCCGGGAAACAGCCTTTATTTTCAAAAGATGGAAAAATTGTTTTAGCCGTTAATGGGGAAATTTATAACCACCGGGAATTAAGAAAAGAATTTCCGGAATATGATTTTCAGACAGAATCTGATTGTGAAGTGATTATTCCTTTATTTCAAAAATACGGAAAAACTTTTGTCGATAAACTCAACGGAATTTTTGCTTTCGCAATTTATGATATTGAAAACGATATTTATTTAATTGCCAGAGACCACATGGGAATCTGCCCGCTTTATCAGGGTTGGGATCAGCACGGAAGTTATTATGTGGCTTCTGAACTGAAAGCTTTGGAAGGCGTTTGCAAAACGATCGAAACTTTTTTGCCGGGACATTTTCTTTACAGTTTAGATGGATATGAAATGCAACAATGGTACGAAAGAGATTGGGAAGATTATGAAAACGTAAAAGACAATTCTACGGATATTGCGGATTTGCGGAAAGCACTTGAGGAGGCCGTTCACCGTCAGCTGATGAGCGATGTTCCGTACGGCGTTTTACTTTCCGGAGGTTTGGATTCCTCAATCATTTCCGCCGTAACAGCAAAATATGCGAGAAACAGAATTGAAAGTGGCGATACTCAGGAAGCCTGGTATCCGCGTTTGCACAGTTTTGCGGTGGGTTTGGAAGGAAGTCCGGATTTAATTGCAGCCCAAAAAGCAGCCGAACATATCGGATCCATTCACCATGAAATTCATTTCACCATTCAGGAAGGTTTAGATGCTGTCCGCGATGTGATCTATCATTTGGAAACCTATGATGTTACCACGATCCGGGCTTCAACACCGATGTATTTGCTGGCAAGAGTGATTAAATCGATGGGCATTAAAATGGTGCTTTCCGGTGAAGGAAGCGACGAGATTTTTGGCGGTTATCTGTATTTCCACAAAGCACCGAATGCCAGAGAATTTCATGAAGAGAATGTCAGGAAATTAGGAAAGCTTCATTTATACGATTGTTTAAGGGCCAACAAAGCGCTGATGAGTTGGGGAATTGAAGGACGTGTTCCTTTTTTGGACAAAGAGTTTATCGACGTGGCAATGCGGATTAATCCGAAAGATAAAATGGTCACCGCACACGAACCGAAAATTGAAAAATGGGTTTTGAGAAAAGCTTTCGAAGATTTATTGCCGGAAAGTATTACCTGGAGACAAAAAGAACAGTTTTCGGATGGCGTTGGCTATTCCTGGATCGATTCTTTAAAAGAAGTGGCATTAAAAGAAGTTTCAGATGAAATGATGACCAACGCCAAATTCCGTTTTCCTTTAAATACGCCTCAAAACAAAGAAGAGTACCGGTACAGAACTATTTTCGAAGAACATTTCCCAAGCGAAACTGCGGCGGCGACGGTTCCTTCTGTTCCTTCTGTGGCCTGTTCTACACCGATTGCTTTGGAATGGGATGAAGCTTTTAAAAACGCCAATGATCCAAGTGGAAGAGCGGTTCTTTCTGTTCATGAGGATTCGTATTAA
- a CDS encoding FAD-binding oxidoreductase — protein MSQLTTIKAVEHLTHDVLHIVLEKPEGLTYIPGQAVDISLNKPGWSEKKNCFTFTSLPEDDQIEFTIKTYPERKGVTNELLSSKPGDEVLIYKPFGDIYYKGPGIFIAGGAGVTPFIAILKNLEKQNKIDGNKLLFANKAKADIILEERFASMLGKNFINILSDENLEGYEHGYISAEFIKKYAEENLKYYYLCGPPPMMTAVESHLKTLGISEEFIVKEGF, from the coding sequence ATGTCACAATTAACTACCATTAAAGCGGTTGAACATCTTACTCATGATGTTCTGCACATCGTACTTGAAAAACCGGAAGGGCTGACTTATATCCCCGGACAGGCGGTTGATATTTCTCTTAATAAACCCGGCTGGAGCGAAAAGAAAAACTGTTTCACCTTTACCTCTCTTCCTGAAGATGACCAGATCGAATTTACCATCAAAACTTATCCCGAACGTAAAGGAGTAACCAATGAGCTTCTTTCTTCAAAACCCGGAGATGAGGTTCTTATTTATAAACCTTTTGGCGATATTTATTATAAAGGCCCAGGAATTTTCATTGCAGGTGGTGCAGGAGTAACGCCATTTATTGCGATTTTGAAAAACCTGGAAAAGCAAAATAAAATTGACGGAAACAAACTTCTTTTCGCCAATAAGGCAAAAGCAGATATTATTTTAGAAGAGCGATTTGCATCAATGCTCGGGAAAAATTTCATCAATATTCTTTCCGATGAAAATTTAGAAGGGTATGAACATGGCTATATCTCTGCAGAATTCATTAAAAAATATGCGGAAGAAAATTTAAAATATTACTACCTCTGCGGTCCGCCACCAATGATGACAGCGGTTGAAAGCCATTTAAAAACATTAGGAATATCCGAAGAATTTATCGTGAAAGAAGGTTTCTAA
- a CDS encoding SDR family oxidoreductase, which translates to MKNYALVTGSADRIGKAVAIHLAKQGYNLVLHYNSSVEKAQKVKDEILSLPNSVEVELLQINFLKDNDFDQIFTELKEKEISIEILVNCASDFIPSNFKDQGSALFDKEMTINFKNPYLLTKAFANVFGTGNIINFVDTKVAKNSTVHLDYILSKKLLKDFTGISAVELAPNIRVNGIAPGLILPPEGKDESYLLNLAENIPLKTIGNLEEILKAVQFILDSKFFTGQILYIDGGEHLV; encoded by the coding sequence ATGAAAAATTATGCTCTTGTAACCGGCAGCGCCGACCGGATCGGAAAAGCGGTCGCCATTCATCTTGCCAAACAAGGCTACAATTTGGTGTTGCATTATAATTCCTCTGTAGAAAAAGCCCAAAAAGTAAAAGATGAAATTCTATCTTTACCCAACAGCGTGGAGGTAGAATTGCTGCAGATTAATTTTTTGAAAGACAATGATTTCGATCAAATATTTACAGAATTAAAAGAAAAGGAAATCAGCATCGAAATTTTAGTGAACTGTGCCTCAGATTTTATTCCTTCGAATTTTAAAGATCAGGGAAGTGCGCTGTTCGATAAAGAAATGACCATCAATTTTAAAAATCCTTATCTTCTAACCAAAGCATTTGCGAATGTTTTTGGGACGGGAAATATCATTAATTTCGTTGATACCAAAGTGGCCAAAAACAGTACGGTTCACCTCGATTATATTTTGAGTAAAAAATTACTGAAGGATTTTACCGGGATTTCTGCGGTAGAACTCGCGCCAAATATCAGAGTCAACGGAATTGCACCTGGACTGATTCTGCCTCCGGAAGGGAAAGATGAAAGTTACCTGTTAAATTTGGCTGAGAATATTCCTTTAAAAACAATTGGTAATTTAGAGGAGATTTTAAAAGCGGTTCAGTTTATTTTGGACAGTAAATTCTTCACCGGACAAATTTTATATATTGACGGTGGCGAGCATTTGGTCTAA
- the folK gene encoding 2-amino-4-hydroxy-6-hydroxymethyldihydropteridine diphosphokinase: MGALYHPKLSTVRVENLRLRAFIGFIDWETEKLQDIIISYSFKYDTSLAAKTDNVQNAVDYKKITKEIIDFVDHKSFHLIETLAEKIYAFIQSSGAELQEIQVKVEKPHALRFADNVLVEIDGKDRYHTAVVALGSNIDSEQNFTKALSHLQEIGFIMKRTAFIKTKPLKFEEQPEFLNGAVLINTKKSLPELKMHLKQIEAILGRVRSDNKNAPREIDLDVLTYNGFLIDKDIEELPFLIGFVQQLEPEIALFNSDVKK, encoded by the coding sequence ATGGGAGCACTCTATCATCCTAAATTATCAACAGTCCGGGTAGAAAATCTGCGGCTGCGGGCATTTATCGGGTTCATCGATTGGGAAACCGAAAAACTACAGGACATCATTATTTCTTATTCCTTTAAATATGATACTTCGTTGGCTGCCAAAACAGATAATGTTCAGAATGCGGTGGATTATAAAAAGATCACCAAAGAGATTATCGATTTTGTGGATCATAAAAGTTTTCACCTCATCGAAACCCTGGCGGAGAAAATATATGCTTTTATTCAATCTTCAGGTGCCGAACTTCAGGAGATTCAGGTGAAAGTGGAAAAACCTCATGCGCTGCGTTTTGCCGATAATGTTCTGGTCGAAATCGACGGTAAAGACCGGTACCATACTGCGGTTGTGGCTTTGGGATCCAATATTGATTCCGAACAGAATTTCACCAAAGCTTTAAGTCATCTTCAGGAAATTGGATTTATCATGAAACGCACAGCGTTTATTAAAACAAAACCGTTAAAATTTGAGGAGCAACCGGAATTTCTGAATGGCGCTGTTCTGATCAACACCAAAAAAAGTCTCCCTGAACTGAAGATGCATTTAAAACAGATCGAAGCGATATTAGGCAGAGTACGGTCTGATAACAAAAATGCGCCGCGGGAAATCGATCTTGATGTCCTTACTTATAACGGGTTCCTCATTGATAAAGATATAGAGGAACTGCCTTTTCTCATTGGTTTTGTGCAGCAATTAGAACCGGAAATTGCACTGTTTAATTCTGATGTCAAGAAGTAA
- a CDS encoding acyl-CoA desaturase, whose translation MTILIFIIVLWYSGLFFQTFFLHRYAAHQSFKMSKFGEKLCFILTWVTQGSNYLSAYGYGVMHRMHHAFADTEKDPHSPKYDDNLFSMMWRTKKIYADINSQKAIIEEKFTKNVPQWESFDKFASSWGSRIGWAIAYTAFFYFFATAWWQWILLPVAYMMAPIHGVIINWFAHIYGYTNFKVSDTSKNLFRFDWLMMGEGYHNNHHKHGGRANFGGVRWHEIDVTYYIMILLHKMKLIKLNPVAVVKRDH comes from the coding sequence ATGACTATTCTTATTTTCATCATCGTCCTTTGGTATTCGGGACTGTTTTTTCAAACTTTTTTCCTGCACCGATATGCAGCGCATCAATCCTTTAAAATGTCAAAATTTGGCGAGAAACTGTGCTTTATTTTAACGTGGGTTACACAGGGATCCAATTACCTTTCCGCTTATGGGTACGGCGTTATGCACAGAATGCACCACGCTTTTGCGGACACCGAAAAAGATCCGCATTCCCCAAAATACGACGATAATCTGTTTTCAATGATGTGGCGTACGAAGAAAATCTATGCCGATATCAACAGTCAGAAAGCGATTATCGAAGAAAAATTCACCAAGAACGTTCCTCAATGGGAAAGTTTCGACAAGTTCGCAAGTTCCTGGGGATCCAGAATTGGTTGGGCAATTGCTTACACCGCTTTCTTTTACTTCTTCGCAACCGCTTGGTGGCAATGGATTTTACTTCCTGTTGCCTACATGATGGCGCCGATTCACGGCGTAATTATCAATTGGTTTGCGCATATTTACGGTTATACGAACTTTAAAGTTTCTGATACGTCTAAAAATCTTTTCCGTTTCGACTGGTTAATGATGGGCGAAGGCTATCATAACAATCACCACAAACACGGTGGCAGAGCCAACTTCGGTGGCGTGAGATGGCATGAAATCGATGTGACGTATTACATTATGATTCTTCTGCACAAAATGAAACTCATCAAACTGAATCCGGTAGCGGTCGTAAAAAGAGACCATTAA
- the tyrS gene encoding tyrosine--tRNA ligase codes for MNAFIEELKWRGLFADMMPGTEEQLNKEMTTAYIGFDPTADSLHIGSLIPIKVLAHYQQHGHKPIALVGGATGMIGDPSGKSNERNALDEETLNHYVECLKGQLSRFLNFDGTEANSAELVNNYDWMKEISFLDFIRDIGKNITVNYMMAKESVKKRITGEGGAEGMSFTEFSYQLLQGYDFLHLYKTKNIKLQMGGSDQWGNITTGTELIRRKVQGEAFALTVPLITKADGSKFGKSEAGENYWLDAKRTSPYKFYQFWVNATDADAERFIKFYTFLSKEEIEALIAEHQTAPHERKLQKKLAEEVTVWVHSREEFEKAVKASEILFGRSTAEDLVNLDEATFLEVFEGVPQKEISKAEVLGSNVIDLISEKSGFLKSKGEAKRELTGNAISINKEKVSETFEVSEKDLIDGKFLLLQKGKKNYFIVKGV; via the coding sequence ATGAACGCTTTTATTGAAGAACTGAAATGGCGCGGCCTGTTTGCCGACATGATGCCGGGAACCGAAGAACAACTGAATAAGGAAATGACGACGGCCTATATCGGCTTCGATCCTACCGCAGATTCGTTGCATATCGGAAGTTTGATTCCAATCAAAGTTCTTGCACATTATCAGCAACACGGTCATAAACCCATCGCTTTGGTGGGCGGCGCAACAGGAATGATCGGTGATCCTTCGGGAAAATCCAACGAAAGAAATGCTTTGGATGAGGAAACGCTGAACCATTATGTAGAATGTTTGAAAGGGCAGTTATCCCGGTTTTTAAACTTTGATGGTACCGAAGCGAACAGTGCAGAACTGGTCAACAATTACGATTGGATGAAAGAAATTTCTTTCCTGGATTTCATTCGCGATATCGGTAAAAATATTACCGTGAATTACATGATGGCGAAGGAATCGGTGAAGAAAAGAATCACCGGCGAAGGCGGCGCAGAAGGAATGAGCTTTACTGAATTCTCTTACCAGCTGTTGCAGGGTTACGATTTCCTGCATTTATACAAAACAAAAAATATAAAACTCCAGATGGGCGGTTCTGATCAGTGGGGAAATATCACCACAGGAACAGAACTGATCCGCAGAAAAGTTCAGGGTGAAGCTTTTGCTTTAACCGTTCCCCTCATCACCAAAGCCGACGGTTCCAAATTCGGAAAATCGGAAGCGGGAGAAAATTACTGGTTGGATGCAAAAAGAACTTCCCCCTATAAATTCTACCAGTTCTGGGTAAATGCAACGGATGCAGACGCTGAAAGATTCATTAAATTCTATACTTTTTTAAGCAAAGAAGAAATAGAAGCTTTGATTGCAGAGCATCAAACGGCGCCACATGAGAGAAAATTACAGAAAAAACTGGCGGAAGAAGTGACGGTTTGGGTTCACAGCCGTGAAGAATTCGAAAAAGCAGTGAAAGCTTCAGAGATTTTATTCGGACGCTCGACCGCAGAAGATCTGGTAAATCTGGATGAAGCCACTTTTCTGGAAGTTTTCGAAGGAGTTCCGCAAAAAGAAATTTCAAAAGCTGAAGTACTTGGAAGCAATGTGATCGATTTAATCTCTGAAAAATCAGGTTTCCTGAAATCAAAAGGAGAAGCCAAAAGAGAACTGACAGGCAACGCCATTTCCATTAATAAAGAAAAAGTAAGCGAAACTTTTGAGGTTAGCGAAAAAGATCTGATCGACGGAAAATTCCTTTTATTACAAAAAGGCAAAAAGAATTATTTTATCGTGAAAGGGGTTTAA